The genome window GGCCTGCTGCCGGCCACGGCGTATCAGTTGGAGGTCCTCGCCTATGGCGCTGGCGGGGTGACCGCCAGCGACACCCTTGTGCTCACGACAGACGCGTTGCCCTTGGACTTGCCGACCTACTCGGCGGGGGGCAGCGATCCCACCCCCGGCTACGTGGTCTTCGGCGCCTATCCCTACGGCGTGGTGATCGACAACACCGGTCGGGTGGTGTGGTATCGGCACCTCGACTGGGGACCGACGCTCAATTTCCAGGTCGTGGCAACGGGGCGGTATGCGACGAGTCCCACCTACCCGGACCCCGGTGACGCCGCGCCGTGGGTGGAGCTCGACCTGCTGGGCAACGAGACCCGCAGGATGGGGTGCAGCGCAGGGCTCAAGTCCCGGTTCCATGAGCTGGTCGCCGAGGCCGACGGATCGTACTGGTTGATGTGCGATGACACCCGTGTCATGGACCTGACCATGTTTGGGGGGCAGCCAGACGCGGAGGTGACAGGGACCGCGGTGCAGCACGTCGACGCGAGCGGGGATGCCCTCTTCTCGTGGACCGCGTTTGACCACTTTGCCATCACCGACGTCGACCTGGCGAGCCGGACGGGCGCGACGGTGAACTGGACGCATGGCAACGCAATCGATTTTACACCTGATGGCAACCTGCTGGTGTCCTTCCGCAGCCTGAACGAGATCACCAAGATCGACCTCCGGACTGGCGCGGTGCTCTGGCGACTCGGCGGCCAGGCGAACCAGTTCACGGCGCTCGGCGGCGTGCCGACTTTTGTCGGTCAGCACGGCGTCCGGATGCCTGGGGCAGGAGTGCTGCAGCTGCTCGACAACCGGGGCCTCCCGGGCAATACCCACGCCCGGCGCTACAGGATTGACGAGGCGTCCCGCACCGTGGCGTGGACCGCCGACTACTTCTCGGCGCCCCCCGCAAGTTCGCTGCTTGGTGGATCCACCCAGACACTGCCGGGTGGGCACATCCTGGTCGCGTACGGGAATGGGAACCGGGTCCAGGAGTACGACACCGGCGGAAACGTCGTCTGGGAAATCCACGGCAATCCAGGCTACGTCTTCCGGGCGCAGCGGATTCGTTCGCTCTACAGCCTCGAGTTCGCCGGCTCGCGGTAGGGACGGGCGATGCACGACCCCTGCCGACCCCTCCGGTTCGGTGGGGGTTGTCGCATTCGGGACGGTTGCTTGACGGCGGCTTGACGAGGGGGCGCAAGGTTGGCGGGGCCATCCGGGGAGAAGTCGACGTCCGAGGGAGGCAGGGATGCTTCACGCCTTCCTCACCCTTTCCCTACAGTGGCAGCCGAGATTGTAGTCGGCTCCGTGCTGCCGCTCGCCGGCCTGCGGAGTCATTCCCAACCAGGAGGACCCCATGAAATCCGCATTGAAGTTCCTGGCCGTGCTGGCCCTCGTGCTGGGCCAGGCCTGCTCAGACGCCCCGGCGCCGACGGCTCCGGGCGTGACCGGTGGAAACATCCTGTCGGAGACGATGGGCGCGGCCGGCGGTTCGGCGGATGTGACCGTGATGACACAAAACCTGTATGTGGGCGCCGATGTCGACGCCGTCATCACGGCCCTCGCGACGCCCGACCCCGACGACGACATTCCGGCCCTGCTGGATGCCGTGGCCACGCTGGAGCGGACCGACTTCCCGGCGCGGGCCGTGGCGATCGCCCGGGAGATCGGACGCGCCCACCCCCTGGTGGTCGGGCTGCAAGAGGTCTCGACCATCGGCATCGACATCCCACCCCTCGGGGTCAGCGTCCACCTCGACTTCCAGCAGCTCCTCCTGGACGCGCTCGCGGCCCAGGGGCTGGACTATGTCGTGGCCGTGCGGCTCGACAACTTCACCGCCTCGCCGGCGCCGGGCATCAGCCTGACGGACGCCGACGTCATGCTCGTGGATCCGAGCCGGGTGGAGGTCGTCACGACCGCCGGCCACACCTTCAGCGCCAACCTGGGTGAGGTGGCACCGGGCGTGGACCTGCAGCGCGGCTGGGTCGAGATGACCGCCGTCATCGACGGGGTGACCTACACCTTTGCCAGCACGCACACCGAGGGCACCGGGCCGGACGAGCTGCTCCTGCAGCTTCATGCCGCGCAGGTGGGGGAAATGGCGGCTTCGCTTGGCGACGCCGTGCCGGCCATCGTCATGGGCGACTTCAACGCCCGGCCCGGCTCACCCGCCTACCAGGTGATGCTCGACGCCGGCTTCACGGATGTGTGGCATGCGCTGCGCCCCGGCGTGCGCGGGTACAGCTGCTGCCAGCTCGCCGACCTCTCCAATCCGCGGCCAATCTTCAGCGAACGGATCGACTACGTCTGGACCCGTGGACTGGGGGATCTTCGCGGGTGGCACTCGCTGCTCGGGCAGATCCGCCTGTTCGGCGACGTGCCCTCCGACCGCCTCCTGAACGGTGCAGGCGACCTGATCTGGCCGTCCGATCACGCGGGGGTGATCGCCACCATCATGCTGCCACGCGGGGGCCGGTCCATCTGAGCTGCACAGCAAGACGACACGAGCCCCCGGCGCCGAGTGGCGCCGGGGGCTCGTGCCTGTCCTGCGGAGTGGTCAGCGCCGCCGGGGCTTGGCGCGCGGCCCGTACACGGGGGAGACGCCGTGGCGTGCGGCGGCCCAGAGCGTGAGGATCGAGGTGATCCCGGCGATGGTCCGCTTTTCCTGCTCGGCATGGATGACGAGGCCGTAGGTGTCGGCGACGAAATGCATGTTGTCGAGCACCTGCCGGGCGGCCTTCGTGTCGATGTTGCCGTGCCAGTAGTCCACCTGTTCGACGATCATGTCTTCGTGCCGGCGGAGGAACTCGCCGAGCGAGAAGACCTTCCGGCTGAGGGGAGTCCGGCTGCGGCAGAGCACGAGGAGGTCGCCGAGGTAGACGTCCCACAATTCGGCGAGCTGTCGGTTGGAGTCCCGGCGCAGGGCGCGGGCGCGGGCGAGGGAGAACTGCGCCTTCGACCGGCGGCGATCCCGCGGGACCACGGGGTGGAGGTCGTAGAAGGTGTGGACGGCCGTGTCGTCCAGCTCATCGTCCTCGTGGTAAACCCACATCCGCTTCAGGGTCGTCCAACTGGCGATGGTCACGACCTTTTTTTCGCGGCTGTCGAGCAGGATGAACTTCCCGTGCTCGACGTTCACGGCCGTCAGCCAGTGACTCCACTCATCCACGCAGAGGAGGACGGGGATCCCCCGACGGAGGTACTTCACCAATTCCGACTTGGCGTGGGCCTCGTCGTGGCGCCGGATCATCAGGATGTCGACGCCGAACTTCTTGGCGGCCCGGCCGAGCTGGAGCTCGTCGGTGCCATTCCACCAGTGGCTGCCGGCAAGCTTGCTGATGTCCTTCTCGTCCTTGAGCACGCCGAACATGGCGAGGGCATGTTTCAGGGCGAAGGGCCCGCACTGCCAGATGTTCGGTTGTGGGTATATTCCCATGGAGCGTCCGGTTCGGAGTTCCGCAAAGGTAAGCAGAACGGGGGAGTGATGGCTACAGCCCGG of Gemmatimonadales bacterium contains these proteins:
- a CDS encoding arylsulfotransferase family protein, producing the protein MLPVARARLPLGLLLAMAAGVLAGCADESVVASPSPPVVESVVVTPGPHNVLSAVVTASVRDADSVVVLYGPTGEGLESVTPSTTASSDGVELAVLGLLPATAYQLEVLAYGAGGVTASDTLVLTTDALPLDLPTYSAGGSDPTPGYVVFGAYPYGVVIDNTGRVVWYRHLDWGPTLNFQVVATGRYATSPTYPDPGDAAPWVELDLLGNETRRMGCSAGLKSRFHELVAEADGSYWLMCDDTRVMDLTMFGGQPDAEVTGTAVQHVDASGDALFSWTAFDHFAITDVDLASRTGATVNWTHGNAIDFTPDGNLLVSFRSLNEITKIDLRTGAVLWRLGGQANQFTALGGVPTFVGQHGVRMPGAGVLQLLDNRGLPGNTHARRYRIDEASRTVAWTADYFSAPPASSLLGGSTQTLPGGHILVAYGNGNRVQEYDTGGNVVWEIHGNPGYVFRAQRIRSLYSLEFAGSR
- a CDS encoding endonuclease/exonuclease/phosphatase family protein gives rise to the protein MKSALKFLAVLALVLGQACSDAPAPTAPGVTGGNILSETMGAAGGSADVTVMTQNLYVGADVDAVITALATPDPDDDIPALLDAVATLERTDFPARAVAIAREIGRAHPLVVGLQEVSTIGIDIPPLGVSVHLDFQQLLLDALAAQGLDYVVAVRLDNFTASPAPGISLTDADVMLVDPSRVEVVTTAGHTFSANLGEVAPGVDLQRGWVEMTAVIDGVTYTFASTHTEGTGPDELLLQLHAAQVGEMAASLGDAVPAIVMGDFNARPGSPAYQVMLDAGFTDVWHALRPGVRGYSCCQLADLSNPRPIFSERIDYVWTRGLGDLRGWHSLLGQIRLFGDVPSDRLLNGAGDLIWPSDHAGVIATIMLPRGGRSI